A region from the Cellvibrio sp. PSBB006 genome encodes:
- a CDS encoding FemAB family XrtA/PEP-CTERM system-associated protein: MDVKTFIAAPESGLTSLGISILDTRGRELLTLAEQLTELKSCLKEAKKNKAEVARQFKTLEQSSDQREPLIAAMQSVSADIKDIEEKLKKTEKSLASALLTGQAQEVPIPSFVTIPPEQSYAGSYTVRELEMAEWQLWLNFLSTRCTSAYHQPVWAELIRKSFSHPTRVWIAVASDGKVIGGIPLTFFSSRLFGRFAVSIPYFNYGGVITNWINVAREIIKHLETVCINEKLTHIEIRSMQPELAEQCSNKKASMILALPDSEETLDEQLGAKVRAQYKKTEEYRPNVLFGKLELLDDFYKVFAQNMRDLGTPVYAKQWFANILSEAKINALLVVVYVDQKPVATGFLVGYKGMLEIPWASTIKQANTMNANMWMYRQILGYAIREGYQFFDFGRSTRDAGTYKFKKQWGAKPHTHYWYYLFPEGGAIPELNPDNPKYKLMINVWKRMPVWLTKIIGPPIVANLP, from the coding sequence ATGGATGTAAAAACATTTATAGCTGCGCCGGAGTCGGGCCTGACTTCACTTGGTATTTCAATCCTGGATACCCGGGGGCGTGAGCTGTTGACACTTGCCGAACAATTGACAGAGCTAAAATCCTGCTTAAAAGAAGCAAAAAAAAACAAGGCCGAGGTTGCGCGTCAGTTCAAGACACTGGAGCAATCATCAGATCAGCGCGAACCTTTAATTGCTGCTATGCAGTCGGTATCTGCTGACATTAAAGATATAGAGGAAAAGCTCAAGAAAACTGAAAAGTCTTTGGCGAGTGCGTTACTGACAGGTCAGGCGCAAGAGGTACCAATACCCTCTTTTGTAACCATTCCTCCGGAACAATCTTATGCTGGGAGCTACACCGTTCGTGAGCTAGAGATGGCGGAGTGGCAACTGTGGCTGAATTTTTTATCGACTAGGTGTACTTCGGCATATCATCAACCTGTATGGGCCGAGCTCATAAGAAAATCCTTCTCTCACCCGACCCGCGTATGGATTGCTGTAGCATCTGATGGAAAAGTTATCGGTGGCATACCATTGACCTTTTTTTCCAGCCGATTGTTTGGACGATTTGCTGTCTCTATTCCTTACTTTAATTACGGCGGCGTCATTACGAATTGGATTAATGTGGCCCGAGAGATTATCAAGCATCTGGAAACTGTATGCATTAATGAAAAGTTAACGCACATAGAGATTCGTAGTATGCAGCCGGAGCTTGCGGAACAGTGCTCCAACAAAAAAGCATCCATGATATTGGCCTTGCCTGACAGCGAAGAGACGCTTGACGAGCAGCTGGGGGCAAAGGTGCGGGCGCAATATAAGAAAACAGAAGAATATCGGCCAAACGTACTGTTTGGGAAGCTGGAACTGCTAGACGATTTTTATAAAGTCTTCGCTCAAAATATGCGTGATCTCGGTACGCCAGTTTATGCCAAACAGTGGTTTGCTAATATCTTGTCCGAAGCAAAAATAAACGCACTTCTTGTTGTTGTATATGTAGACCAAAAGCCTGTAGCTACCGGCTTTTTAGTCGGTTATAAGGGGATGCTGGAAATTCCCTGGGCGTCCACTATCAAACAAGCCAACACCATGAATGCCAACATGTGGATGTATCGGCAGATTTTAGGTTATGCCATTCGTGAAGGTTATCAATTTTTTGACTTTGGTCGCTCTACTCGCGATGCGGGTACCTATAAATTCAAGAAACAGTGGGGTGCTAAACCCCACACGCATTACTGGTATTATCTGTTTCCAG
- a CDS encoding polysaccharide deacetylase family protein, which produces MTKLVGPFVTIYTLHRPNPANHSFHGVDEELLDRSLQFAVERGYQFASIDELVESAVKQQELSHPTLCFTLDDGYADQVARLVPVLLKHQAKPTLFTITDFVDRVDWPWDAKVSYVIWNTHVTRFTLESAGKRLELNCSSPGHRVNTRRALSQHAKTLNKQALHNFLQELQYVCGVNVPESAPEEYAPATWEELRTCEQRGLRVGAHSRSHLVLSALSDEEILQELTYSKHRIESELNNPSRVFCYPSGTARDFSATHPRLVEQVGFSSAITTISKPTNLHMIRNNLYRIDRIGFPETFDKFVRYSSWIEVLRNKLS; this is translated from the coding sequence ATGACGAAGCTCGTAGGGCCGTTTGTGACGATTTATACTTTGCATCGCCCTAACCCTGCCAATCATTCCTTTCATGGTGTAGATGAAGAGTTGCTGGATCGAAGCCTGCAATTTGCCGTTGAGCGTGGTTATCAGTTCGCATCAATAGATGAGTTGGTCGAGTCCGCCGTCAAACAACAGGAGCTATCCCATCCCACCTTATGTTTTACCCTGGATGATGGTTATGCTGATCAGGTAGCTCGGCTGGTGCCTGTGCTCCTTAAGCACCAGGCAAAGCCGACCCTATTTACCATTACAGATTTTGTTGACCGGGTGGATTGGCCATGGGATGCAAAAGTATCCTATGTTATCTGGAACACGCATGTAACCCGGTTCACATTGGAAAGTGCTGGTAAACGGCTTGAGTTAAATTGCTCCAGTCCAGGTCACCGGGTCAATACTCGAAGGGCATTGTCGCAACATGCCAAAACACTTAATAAACAAGCCTTACATAACTTCCTGCAAGAGTTGCAATATGTATGCGGCGTGAATGTTCCCGAAAGCGCTCCCGAGGAGTATGCACCGGCAACCTGGGAGGAGCTGCGTACCTGTGAGCAACGAGGCCTACGCGTGGGTGCACACTCTCGTTCACACCTGGTTTTAAGTGCGTTAAGCGACGAAGAAATTTTACAAGAGCTGACATATTCCAAACATCGTATCGAGAGTGAGCTCAATAACCCATCGCGGGTGTTTTGTTATCCTTCCGGTACCGCTCGAGATTTTTCAGCTACGCACCCGCGTCTGGTGGAGCAAGTTGGTTTTTCATCGGCTATTACGACAATATCCAAACCTACAAATCTGCACATGATTCGCAATAATCTCTACCGGATTGATAGAATTGGCTTTCCGGAAACTTTTGATAAATTCGTTCGCTATTCATCCTGGATCGAAGTGCTCAGGAACAAGCTGTCCTGA
- a CDS encoding polysaccharide deacetylase family protein, producing MKAVLKQFIKPALVSLASRVGPHARTGKHPRLWLLMYHRILPNHDERYGQEEPGMLVRPETLEMHIQEMKRQFDLMPFAEWVGLSQAGLPVPKRACAITFDDGWLDNYEYAFPVLRAHSAPATLFAVAEKIGTDFQFWPNILAVLLLHGAKKELELHPLLQAYVQNLTDKVTADQVAEVIKHLKDHSDVDIFAALEQIGWRDLCEKYAGGMSPALMSWDQLREMQQSGLVDIGSHTCTHRRLTDALSPAELEYEIIHSKDVLERRLQSSVDLFCFPNGDYNDLALSLVKQHYRASVTTQRGINRTDNLNIHELTRIGLHDEVSSSRRLFRARLSGWV from the coding sequence ATGAAGGCGGTCTTAAAACAATTCATCAAGCCGGCACTGGTTTCTTTGGCTAGCCGTGTTGGGCCGCATGCCAGAACAGGTAAGCATCCACGGTTATGGTTGCTGATGTACCACCGCATCCTGCCCAATCATGACGAACGGTATGGTCAGGAAGAGCCGGGCATGCTGGTCCGGCCCGAAACGCTTGAAATGCATATTCAAGAAATGAAACGGCAGTTTGATCTCATGCCTTTTGCAGAATGGGTAGGTTTGAGTCAAGCAGGTTTACCTGTTCCGAAACGAGCCTGCGCCATTACGTTTGATGATGGATGGCTCGATAATTATGAATACGCTTTCCCTGTCTTGCGCGCGCACTCGGCACCAGCAACCCTCTTCGCCGTAGCAGAAAAAATCGGAACAGATTTTCAGTTTTGGCCCAATATCCTCGCTGTCTTGTTGCTTCATGGCGCTAAAAAAGAGCTGGAACTACACCCCTTGTTGCAAGCCTATGTCCAAAACTTGACGGACAAGGTTACCGCAGATCAAGTAGCTGAAGTCATTAAACATTTAAAAGACCACAGCGATGTAGACATTTTTGCTGCGCTAGAGCAAATAGGCTGGCGAGACTTGTGTGAAAAATATGCTGGAGGTATGTCGCCAGCACTGATGAGTTGGGATCAGCTGCGCGAAATGCAGCAATCTGGTCTGGTCGATATTGGTTCACACACCTGTACGCATCGGCGTTTAACCGACGCGCTTTCTCCAGCTGAATTGGAATATGAAATTATTCACAGTAAAGATGTATTGGAACGGCGTTTGCAGTCATCGGTAGACTTATTCTGCTTTCCCAACGGCGACTATAATGACCTTGCGTTATCATTGGTGAAGCAGCACTATCGTGCTTCTGTGACGACCCAACGCGGAATCAACCGGACTGACAACCTGAACATCCATGAGCTAACGCGTATTGGCCTGCACGATGAGGTGAGTTCCAGCCGACGGTTATTCCGCGCACGGTTGTCCGGCTGGGTTTGA
- a CDS encoding ATP-grasp domain-containing protein has protein sequence MAFHILVLDAHQRSALAVTRALGSLPDVTVTTADSAVDTLAGSSKFSSGNLLSPSSELEPGKYLDWLAQYLEAQRVDLVVPVTEITSQLLLMNQHRFAHLPLPFADYLTVMSLADKGKLVALAEQNNVPCPASQWFASSAELDVDTQSFPIVLKPCLSKIYTGTAWVATRVRVLYSKEELMEELQQSQYLHKTPFMLQEFIPGHGAGIFCLYDHGKPHVFFAHRRLREKPPQGGVSVLSESVMVDPVLRDYADRLLSAVQWHGVAMVEFRINPESGQAYLMEVNTRFWGSLQLAIDAGVNFPRLLWLAELARSGQGEPALPIDSYRIGQRLRWLLGDLDSLYLYLKGSYSWAQKLQRICQFLTPSLGYTRHEINRWGDLGPARHELSLYIKHLTRR, from the coding sequence ATGGCTTTTCATATCCTGGTATTGGATGCACATCAACGCAGTGCGCTAGCCGTAACGCGTGCGCTGGGGTCGTTGCCCGATGTGACGGTGACAACAGCTGATTCCGCAGTCGATACTCTTGCCGGTTCTTCAAAATTCTCAAGTGGGAATTTGCTTAGCCCTAGTTCAGAGTTGGAACCTGGAAAATATCTCGACTGGTTGGCGCAGTATCTTGAGGCGCAGCGGGTTGATCTGGTCGTGCCGGTAACTGAAATTACCAGCCAGTTACTGTTGATGAATCAACACCGTTTTGCGCATTTACCTTTGCCTTTTGCTGATTACTTGACTGTCATGTCTTTGGCGGACAAAGGAAAACTGGTTGCACTGGCTGAACAAAACAATGTGCCCTGTCCCGCATCGCAATGGTTCGCGTCGTCGGCGGAGCTGGATGTCGACACGCAGAGCTTCCCGATCGTGCTTAAGCCTTGTTTATCAAAAATTTACACGGGTACAGCTTGGGTGGCTACCCGTGTGAGAGTACTCTACTCAAAAGAAGAATTGATGGAAGAATTGCAACAATCGCAATACTTGCATAAAACACCTTTCATGCTGCAGGAATTTATCCCGGGCCACGGTGCAGGCATTTTTTGCTTATACGATCATGGCAAACCCCACGTATTTTTTGCGCATCGTCGGTTGCGTGAAAAGCCCCCCCAAGGCGGCGTGAGTGTATTAAGCGAAAGTGTAATGGTAGACCCTGTATTAAGAGATTACGCCGATAGGCTATTAAGTGCTGTCCAATGGCATGGTGTGGCAATGGTGGAATTTCGCATTAATCCGGAGAGTGGTCAGGCTTATCTAATGGAGGTCAATACTCGTTTCTGGGGCTCTTTGCAATTGGCGATAGACGCGGGGGTGAACTTCCCCCGTTTGTTGTGGTTGGCGGAGCTGGCTCGAAGCGGACAGGGTGAGCCTGCACTGCCGATAGACAGTTATCGCATTGGGCAGCGGTTGCGCTGGCTGTTGGGTGATCTGGATAGTTTGTATTTGTATCTCAAGGGAAGTTACTCCTGGGCACAAAAACTGCAAAGGATTTGTCAGTTCCTTACCCCCAGCCTGGGTTATACCCGGCATGAAATCAATCGCTGGGGAGATTTGGGGCCAGCACGCCATGAGTTATCGCTGTACATTAAACATTTAACGAGACGTTGA
- a CDS encoding glycosyltransferase family 4 protein — MDTSLPSILHAIDTTGPGGAETVFLDLTENLTLEGYRSFAVIKGPGWVEDQLKARGMQYYIVKPKGSFSFSYYRKLFRIIRENNVKLIQAHLLGSTLTYSIIALLLRIPLVATLHGKVDVNPNERLIFIKNLIMKLGVKRLIAVSRDLANYIETRGLFNKGNIRVIYNGVDVKDYRKSNLNEIRLLLKLDKQAILVGSVGNIRPAKAYDVLIKAAKEVITHNRNIHFVIAGHKKPELMQQLEDLMDKVGVSQHVHFIGFQQPSAAFFSQMDLFTLSSSSEGFSISTIEAMATGLAAVVTCCGGPEEIITHKTTGWLVPVNDPQALASGILTVLNDPNLQCSLAQKGQLHITENFSLDFLIKQYQTLYEELLVEAYQ; from the coding sequence ATGGACACCAGCTTGCCTAGTATTTTACACGCAATCGATACCACCGGACCCGGTGGGGCGGAAACAGTCTTTCTCGACCTGACGGAAAATTTAACACTTGAGGGTTATCGTTCTTTCGCTGTTATTAAGGGGCCGGGCTGGGTCGAGGACCAACTCAAAGCTCGTGGTATGCAGTATTACATTGTTAAACCCAAAGGCAGCTTTTCATTCTCCTACTATCGGAAATTATTTCGCATCATCCGGGAGAACAATGTAAAACTCATTCAGGCACACCTGCTTGGCTCTACACTGACTTATTCTATTATTGCCTTGCTTCTGCGCATTCCGTTGGTAGCCACCCTGCACGGAAAGGTTGACGTTAATCCGAACGAACGCCTGATCTTTATAAAGAACCTGATTATGAAGCTGGGGGTCAAACGATTGATAGCCGTAAGCCGGGATCTCGCCAATTATATTGAAACACGTGGACTCTTTAACAAAGGCAACATTCGCGTGATATATAACGGCGTCGACGTTAAAGACTATAGAAAGAGCAATTTAAACGAAATTCGACTATTACTTAAACTGGACAAGCAGGCTATCCTCGTAGGAAGTGTCGGCAACATACGTCCGGCAAAAGCATATGATGTCCTGATAAAAGCTGCAAAAGAAGTTATTACCCATAATCGAAACATTCATTTTGTTATCGCTGGCCATAAAAAACCTGAACTGATGCAGCAGTTGGAAGACCTGATGGATAAAGTTGGAGTCAGCCAACATGTACATTTCATTGGATTCCAACAGCCAAGCGCAGCATTCTTCAGTCAGATGGACCTGTTTACCCTATCCTCCAGCTCTGAAGGATTTTCCATTTCGACAATAGAAGCTATGGCAACCGGACTGGCAGCTGTTGTGACGTGCTGTGGAGGACCGGAGGAGATAATTACTCACAAAACAACTGGTTGGCTTGTGCCTGTTAATGATCCGCAGGCGCTGGCATCAGGCATCTTAACAGTACTCAATGATCCCAATTTGCAATGCAGCTTAGCCCAAAAAGGACAACTACACATCACCGAAAATTTTTCATTAGATTTTCTTATTAAACAGTATCAAACCTTATATGAAGAATTATTGGTTGAAGCCTATCAATAG
- a CDS encoding low molecular weight phosphatase family protein, which yields MLRRISTYIKDNYGSKTGLINRYRYLVISQLGVFKSYRNIDTQAVKRLVFICSGNICRSPLAEAVATQRGILSTSYGLHCRGGDKADPRAIAFGRRKGISLEQHRTRNIKDYEARPGDLLIGMEPSHLKELKRILSRQIMITLSGLWLNKQTAYIHDPFNTNEIFFDFCETEVAEATENLIKQLRQGYETT from the coding sequence GTGCTTCGTCGAATTTCTACTTACATTAAAGACAATTATGGCTCCAAGACTGGACTCATTAACCGCTACAGGTATTTAGTTATTAGTCAACTTGGCGTGTTCAAATCTTACCGAAATATCGACACTCAAGCCGTTAAGAGATTAGTTTTTATTTGTTCCGGAAACATATGCCGAAGCCCGTTAGCAGAGGCTGTTGCTACTCAACGAGGGATACTGAGCACTTCCTATGGACTGCATTGTAGAGGCGGAGATAAGGCCGATCCCAGAGCAATAGCTTTTGGACGAAGAAAAGGTATTTCCCTAGAGCAACATAGAACGAGAAATATAAAGGATTACGAGGCCCGCCCAGGCGATCTCTTAATTGGAATGGAACCCAGTCATCTAAAAGAATTGAAAAGGATACTTAGCCGTCAAATAATGATTACGCTTTCTGGTCTTTGGCTCAACAAGCAAACGGCTTATATACATGACCCATTTAATACAAATGAAATTTTCTTCGACTTCTGCGAAACTGAAGTGGCCGAAGCAACAGAAAACTTAATTAAGCAACTAAGACAAGGCTATGAAACCACATAA
- a CDS encoding O-antigen ligase, which produces MKPHKVDDFFAFRIGALWQHFKTEHFSFWMICSYLFFEFVRPQAIFPIIDFLPWAQLLLILSLIGAILDPTVKWTSSPVNKWLIFFLIAIIASIYTAFDPAFSKRFFMDFFGWFVIYFLIINIINTKERFYIFLLVLLFAAAKIAIGTSKTWALRGFTFTGWGLMGPRGYFQNSGELAILMLVLFPLSFFLYTALKDRIKKWERFFLIICWVCPILTILGASSRGAQLALAIQLAFIFRKNLFKPKQLIGILVLCFGLFFLLPEEQKNRFSSAGNDKTSQQRLLYWENGWEMMKEHPFLGVGYFNFIPYYEIHYPQDMLYPRAELPHNIFIQVGTDTGFIGLFFFIMIIGNCFFTVRKIIRAKHLEKTWPSIAAGLGYGVLGFVLAGQFVTVTYYPFLWISLAFIVSLHRVLDDGNNPLNQGPR; this is translated from the coding sequence ATGAAACCACATAAGGTTGATGACTTTTTTGCATTCAGAATCGGAGCTCTGTGGCAACATTTTAAGACAGAACACTTTTCTTTCTGGATGATCTGTAGCTACCTTTTTTTCGAGTTTGTCCGCCCCCAAGCAATATTTCCTATCATAGACTTTCTACCTTGGGCACAGCTTCTACTAATTCTTTCACTAATAGGCGCAATTCTTGACCCGACAGTAAAGTGGACTTCGAGCCCTGTTAATAAATGGTTAATATTCTTTTTAATAGCCATAATAGCCTCCATTTATACTGCTTTTGACCCGGCTTTCTCAAAACGTTTTTTTATGGATTTTTTTGGCTGGTTCGTTATTTATTTTTTAATAATCAATATTATTAACACGAAAGAAAGATTCTATATTTTTCTTCTTGTTCTTCTTTTTGCAGCTGCCAAGATTGCAATAGGAACATCCAAAACCTGGGCTTTGCGTGGGTTTACATTTACTGGCTGGGGACTTATGGGACCTCGTGGATATTTCCAAAACTCTGGAGAGCTTGCCATCCTGATGCTAGTCCTGTTTCCCCTGTCATTTTTCTTGTACACAGCCCTAAAAGATCGAATCAAAAAATGGGAGAGGTTTTTTCTCATAATTTGCTGGGTATGCCCTATATTAACCATCCTCGGGGCAAGCAGTCGTGGGGCACAGCTAGCACTCGCCATCCAGCTGGCCTTTATTTTTCGAAAGAACTTATTTAAGCCGAAACAATTAATCGGAATTTTAGTACTTTGTTTTGGGCTATTTTTCTTACTTCCAGAAGAGCAAAAAAATCGCTTTTCATCAGCCGGCAACGACAAAACATCACAGCAACGGTTGTTATACTGGGAAAACGGCTGGGAGATGATGAAAGAGCACCCCTTTTTAGGCGTCGGTTATTTTAATTTTATTCCCTATTATGAAATCCATTACCCACAAGACATGTTATATCCCCGCGCCGAATTACCTCACAATATCTTTATTCAAGTTGGGACCGACACAGGATTCATTGGCCTTTTCTTTTTTATTATGATAATTGGAAACTGTTTTTTCACTGTAAGAAAAATTATTAGAGCAAAGCATCTTGAAAAAACATGGCCCAGTATTGCCGCTGGACTTGGCTATGGCGTACTGGGATTTGTGCTGGCAGGACAATTTGTGACTGTCACGTATTATCCTTTTTTGTGGATCAGCTTGGCATTCATTGTAAGCCTTCATAGAGTTTTGGACGATGGAAACAACCCTCTAAATCAAGGACCACGTTGA
- a CDS encoding glycosyltransferase: MYYKYLFKAWINDFWFIHCRSFISLFLLLASHFCRFLGAKRLMMSCCLASLRYRLSSSGVAFFNKYVVTDAYGLTQLVSQGVTIEEAASRTIILLWPEITHNEVKKGIVLLKFTRTFSYFLRNTHIEEMQKYFIFVLEPSWAGYADPDILAWMSKTERVIVQSSELQDRVFLNCLPKSFVPVSFGSGNWVNSHEFMPHSKEKIFDSIYIANTNPIKRVKRYVDAVKNLVAKGHDQYRGCLVCAAWGDNEKIIRQLVQSVGMDAFITLKFSLPKEEVVDLVGQSKTNILLSYKEGSNRSLFESMFCDVPVICLSENIGVNKAYINEFTGLLIPDAQLEDGLQWMQSSYQEFHPRKWALENISAEKTTDCLFEVSKARAYQNLSSETMHVKVNAPEAQYLNAPKINLRFFNRHLLDIFSRAETPAPEEVNSVLLTMKNELNNNLQEKVQ, from the coding sequence ATGTATTACAAATACCTGTTTAAAGCATGGATTAATGATTTCTGGTTCATACACTGCCGCAGCTTTATATCCCTTTTCCTGCTTTTGGCGAGCCATTTTTGCAGATTTTTGGGTGCTAAACGCCTTATGATGAGTTGTTGTCTAGCATCTCTCCGCTATAGGTTATCTTCTTCAGGAGTTGCTTTCTTTAATAAGTATGTTGTCACTGATGCATATGGTTTGACCCAGCTGGTTTCACAAGGCGTAACTATTGAAGAAGCTGCTAGCAGAACTATCATTCTGTTATGGCCTGAAATCACTCACAATGAGGTAAAAAAGGGCATCGTGTTATTAAAGTTTACCAGAACTTTTTCATACTTTTTGCGCAACACTCACATTGAAGAAATGCAAAAATATTTTATCTTTGTTCTTGAACCGAGCTGGGCTGGATACGCGGACCCTGACATACTGGCCTGGATGAGCAAGACTGAAAGAGTAATTGTTCAATCTTCCGAACTGCAGGATAGAGTTTTTCTAAATTGCTTACCCAAATCCTTTGTTCCAGTGAGCTTTGGATCAGGAAACTGGGTGAATAGTCATGAATTCATGCCTCATAGTAAAGAAAAAATTTTTGATTCAATATATATAGCAAACACCAACCCGATCAAACGGGTCAAAAGATATGTAGATGCGGTAAAAAATCTCGTTGCTAAAGGTCATGATCAATACCGGGGCTGTCTTGTATGTGCAGCTTGGGGTGACAATGAAAAAATTATCCGTCAACTTGTGCAATCTGTTGGGATGGATGCTTTTATCACTTTAAAATTTTCTCTTCCTAAAGAAGAAGTTGTAGATCTCGTGGGACAAAGCAAAACCAATATCCTTCTTTCATATAAAGAGGGCAGCAACAGAAGCCTGTTCGAGTCAATGTTTTGCGATGTACCCGTAATATGCCTGAGCGAAAATATTGGTGTCAATAAAGCCTATATCAATGAGTTTACCGGTCTGTTAATACCTGATGCTCAACTAGAGGACGGGCTACAGTGGATGCAAAGCAGTTATCAGGAGTTTCATCCGAGAAAGTGGGCCCTGGAGAATATCTCAGCTGAAAAAACAACTGACTGTTTATTTGAAGTATCAAAAGCCAGGGCCTATCAAAACTTATCAAGTGAAACAATGCACGTGAAGGTTAATGCTCCTGAGGCTCAATACCTGAACGCGCCGAAGATTAATTTAAGGTTCTTTAATCGCCATCTTCTAGATATTTTTTCACGCGCCGAAACGCCTGCTCCAGAAGAAGTTAACAGTGTCCTATTAACAATGAAGAATGAATTAAATAATAATCTTCAGGAGAAAGTGCAGTGA
- a CDS encoding glycosyltransferase, with the protein MKILWVSHLVPNPPKAGVLLRSHNLVKELSKHHQVDLLAFNQRGLISPYFESYEQGTMQSYKVLSSICNKIRFIDCPTDKHKLSKFFCALSSLFSRTPYSVNWLKSKAFAQALIEMCKETDYDAIHFDTISLAPYIKYVTSSNLLVLTLDHHNVESHMLIRRAQQEANILKKFYFYQEGWRLAWVEKKYCPMFHSNITCSELDSVRFLQFIKDARFKSIPNGVDIDFFKPSHTPPESKRLIFIGTLDWYPNTRAVRFIAREIWPRIRSKIPDIQIDIIGSRPPSDIVDISRMDANFKVHGFVDEIQTYLDGATVYVCPINDGGGTKLKILDAFSSGKAVIADPIACEGLNVQDEHNVLFASTPDEFVTQIEKIINNPDLRNKLETNARKHVESHFSFSAIGKELAEHFDLLHTQMTVIK; encoded by the coding sequence GTGAAAATACTGTGGGTCTCGCACCTGGTTCCTAACCCACCCAAAGCTGGGGTTCTGCTACGTAGCCACAACTTGGTTAAGGAGCTTTCCAAACATCACCAAGTTGATTTGTTGGCGTTCAACCAGAGGGGCCTAATCTCTCCTTACTTTGAGAGCTATGAACAAGGAACCATGCAATCCTATAAAGTTCTATCGAGCATTTGCAATAAAATTCGCTTTATTGATTGCCCTACGGATAAGCATAAACTATCCAAATTTTTCTGTGCTCTTTCAAGCCTGTTTTCCAGAACCCCCTATTCAGTAAACTGGTTAAAAAGTAAAGCTTTTGCTCAAGCACTTATTGAGATGTGCAAGGAAACTGATTACGACGCAATTCACTTTGATACGATTAGCCTGGCACCCTATATTAAATATGTGACCTCGAGCAATCTGTTGGTATTAACCCTGGACCATCATAATGTCGAATCTCACATGTTGATTCGCCGGGCGCAACAAGAAGCTAATATTTTAAAGAAGTTCTATTTTTACCAAGAAGGTTGGAGATTAGCTTGGGTTGAGAAGAAATATTGTCCAATGTTTCATAGCAACATCACCTGCTCAGAACTTGACAGCGTCCGCTTTTTACAATTTATTAAAGACGCTAGATTTAAATCCATTCCAAATGGCGTAGATATAGATTTCTTCAAGCCATCACATACACCACCTGAATCAAAGCGCCTGATATTTATTGGGACCCTTGATTGGTACCCTAACACCAGAGCAGTCAGATTTATTGCCAGAGAAATTTGGCCCCGTATTAGATCGAAGATACCCGATATACAAATCGATATCATAGGTTCCAGACCACCTTCTGACATTGTAGACATCTCCCGGATGGACGCGAACTTTAAAGTCCATGGTTTCGTCGATGAGATTCAGACATATTTGGATGGTGCCACAGTGTACGTCTGTCCCATCAATGACGGTGGGGGTACCAAGTTAAAAATTCTTGACGCTTTTTCCTCAGGAAAGGCGGTAATTGCAGATCCCATTGCTTGCGAGGGATTGAATGTTCAGGATGAGCATAACGTTCTCTTCGCAAGTACACCCGATGAATTTGTCACGCAAATTGAAAAGATCATCAACAACCCTGACCTTAGGAATAAACTTGAAACCAACGCAAGAAAACATGTTGAAAGTCATTTCTCATTTAGTGCTATTGGGAAGGAGCTTGCCGAGCATTTCGACCTACTTCACACGCAAATGACAGTAATTAAATAA